One genomic window of Polyangium aurulentum includes the following:
- the modA gene encoding molybdate ABC transporter substrate-binding protein: protein MHRRSLLHALAGLGLAACSKARTDAADGEVVVAAATSLRKVVPALADAFSTAHPGARVVVTYGASGEICKQVEGGAGIDLVLLAAADPVDRLIRGGHVDAASRRVVATNELVLVGRAGGPRLTFATLDVLPAGERLAIGDPGAVPAGGYAREALGKLGLWTKLEGRMVLGGNVAAVLAYVERGEAPVGIVYRTEAEGAKGIEVLDVARGEWAPRPEVVGGMVKSGRGRARAATLLDFVTSPEGQRLLVQYGFGPPPP, encoded by the coding sequence GTGCACCGCAGGAGCCTCCTCCACGCGCTCGCGGGCCTCGGGCTCGCCGCCTGCTCGAAGGCGCGGACCGACGCCGCCGACGGGGAGGTCGTCGTCGCCGCAGCCACGAGCCTGCGCAAGGTCGTGCCCGCCCTCGCGGACGCCTTCTCGACCGCGCACCCGGGCGCGCGGGTGGTCGTGACGTACGGGGCGTCGGGCGAGATCTGCAAGCAGGTCGAGGGCGGCGCGGGGATCGACCTCGTCCTGCTCGCCGCGGCCGATCCGGTCGATCGGCTGATCCGCGGCGGCCACGTCGATGCCGCCTCCCGGCGCGTGGTGGCCACGAACGAGCTCGTCCTCGTCGGTCGCGCGGGCGGCCCGCGGCTGACGTTCGCGACCCTCGACGTGCTGCCCGCAGGCGAGCGCCTGGCCATCGGCGATCCCGGAGCGGTCCCTGCGGGCGGCTACGCGCGCGAGGCGCTCGGCAAGCTCGGGCTGTGGACCAAGCTCGAGGGCCGCATGGTGCTCGGCGGCAACGTGGCGGCGGTCCTCGCCTACGTGGAGCGCGGCGAGGCGCCCGTCGGCATCGTGTACCGGACGGAAGCCGAAGGGGCGAAGGGCATCGAGGTGCTCGACGTGGCCCGGGGAGAATGGGCGCCGCGGCCGGAGGTGGTCGGGGGTATGGTCAAGAGCGGCCGCGGGCGCGCTCGTGCAGCGACGCTGCTCGATTTCGTGACGTCGCCCGAGGGGCAGCGGCTGCTCGTTCAATACGGATTCGGCCCGCCGCCGCCATGA